The Lacipirellula parvula genome window below encodes:
- a CDS encoding TerC family protein, whose amino-acid sequence MEELFTLNSMAALATLAILEIVLGIDNVVFLAILTGKLPAEHQPKARTLGLLLAAVGRITLLFAISWVITLDKTVLFDLPFHMPGSHPVVAEVEPKDAKDDVRPIKADDPSEVDSPAVVETLEEGGTPITAKDLVLILGGLFLLGKATWEIGHQLEPHHASGGTKVYSSLTAVLVQIIAIDMVFSLDSVLTAVGMVRPEDYQHHWVALAIMITAVVLAIAVMIAFSGPIANFVNRHPSVKMLALAFLILIGVVLVAEGLHTHVPRGYIYFSMAFALMVEMLNLRARRHVTEEKETLEAI is encoded by the coding sequence ATGGAAGAGTTGTTCACGTTGAATTCGATGGCCGCCCTCGCGACGCTCGCGATCTTGGAGATCGTGCTCGGCATCGATAACGTCGTCTTCCTCGCGATCCTCACCGGCAAGTTGCCGGCGGAGCATCAGCCGAAGGCCCGGACGCTGGGCCTGCTACTCGCCGCGGTCGGACGAATCACGCTGCTGTTCGCGATTTCGTGGGTGATCACACTCGATAAGACGGTGCTCTTCGACCTGCCGTTTCACATGCCGGGCTCGCATCCCGTGGTGGCAGAAGTGGAGCCGAAGGATGCGAAAGACGACGTCAGGCCGATCAAGGCGGACGATCCGTCGGAAGTCGACAGTCCCGCCGTCGTTGAGACGCTCGAAGAGGGAGGCACCCCGATCACCGCGAAGGATCTCGTGCTGATCCTCGGCGGGTTGTTTTTGCTCGGCAAAGCAACCTGGGAGATTGGCCATCAACTCGAACCACACCACGCCAGCGGCGGGACGAAGGTCTACTCGTCGCTCACCGCGGTGCTCGTGCAGATCATCGCGATCGATATGGTTTTCTCGCTCGATTCGGTACTGACCGCCGTCGGCATGGTGCGGCCGGAAGATTACCAGCACCACTGGGTCGCACTGGCGATCATGATCACCGCCGTCGTGTTGGCGATCGCGGTGATGATCGCCTTCAGCGGGCCAATCGCGAACTTCGTGAACCGGCACCCGAGCGTGAAAATGCTGGCGCTGGCGTTCCTGATTTTGATCGGCGTCGTGCTCGTGGCCGAAGGCCTCCACACGCACGTCCCGCGCGGCTACATCTACTTCTCGATGGCCTTCGCGCTGATGGTTGAAATGCTCAACCTGCGAGCCCGGCGGCACGTAACCGAAGAGAAAGAAACGTTGGAAGCGATCTAG
- the hisC gene encoding histidinol-phosphate transaminase: MFRPNITAMQGYVPGEQPRGMEFVKLNTNENPFPCSPAVKAAIGRVCQSGLQRYPDPMATAFRERAAELFKHEVPGITPDWILCGNGSDDILTIVTRSFVAPGGLIRFPRPSYILYNTLAAIQGAESETVDFKSDWTLGSAFTAANERLQLAFLPNPNSPTGTVIAPDKVAKLAAALPCPLIVDEAYADFATTNCLGLVAENERVIVTRTLSKSYSLAGLRFGFAVAQPQIIEQLIKVKDSYNCDSLSIAGATAAIDDQAYFAKTRDAIIATRERMTGALRGLGFECIDSQANFVWCRHGKRESRDLYQQLKDAGVLVRYMNYAGWGEGLRISVGSDEQCDLLLAKLGGMV, translated from the coding sequence ATGTTCCGACCCAACATCACCGCGATGCAAGGCTACGTTCCCGGCGAGCAGCCGCGGGGGATGGAGTTTGTCAAACTCAACACGAACGAAAATCCCTTCCCCTGCTCGCCGGCGGTGAAGGCGGCGATTGGTCGTGTCTGCCAGAGCGGATTGCAGCGCTATCCCGATCCGATGGCGACCGCGTTTCGCGAACGGGCGGCGGAGCTGTTCAAGCACGAGGTGCCCGGCATCACGCCCGACTGGATTTTGTGCGGCAACGGCAGCGACGACATTCTCACGATCGTCACCCGTAGCTTCGTAGCGCCGGGGGGGCTGATTCGCTTTCCACGCCCGAGCTACATCCTCTACAACACGCTGGCGGCGATTCAGGGGGCAGAGTCAGAGACGGTCGACTTTAAAAGCGACTGGACGCTCGGTTCTGCCTTCACCGCGGCGAACGAGCGACTGCAACTCGCCTTCTTGCCGAACCCCAACAGCCCGACCGGCACGGTGATCGCGCCCGACAAGGTGGCGAAACTGGCTGCCGCTCTCCCCTGCCCACTCATCGTCGACGAGGCGTACGCCGACTTCGCGACGACGAACTGCCTTGGCCTGGTCGCCGAGAACGAGCGGGTAATCGTGACGCGGACGCTCAGCAAGTCGTACAGCCTCGCCGGGCTGCGGTTCGGCTTCGCGGTCGCCCAGCCGCAGATCATCGAGCAGTTGATCAAGGTGAAGGACTCCTACAACTGCGATTCGCTCTCGATCGCCGGGGCGACGGCGGCGATTGACGATCAGGCGTACTTTGCCAAAACGCGCGACGCAATTATCGCCACCCGCGAGCGAATGACGGGGGCCCTGCGCGGTCTCGGCTTCGAGTGCATCGACTCGCAGGCGAATTTTGTCTGGTGCCGGCACGGCAAGCGGGAGTCGCGCGACCTCTACCAGCAGTTGAAGGACGCCGGCGTCCTGGTTCGCTACATGAACTACGCCGGGTGGGGCGAAGGCCTCCGCATTAGCGTCGGCAGCGACGAACAGTGCGATCTTCTGCTTGCGAAATTGGGCGGGATGGTTTAG